The DNA segment TCAGGTACCACTTGGGCTCCTTGCGCAGCGATCGCGAGACGTTCCGAAACCACGGCCTGACGAGGAATCCCAGATGGAAATCGCACAGCGCGGCGACCCAGCGCCGGACGGTGTCCGCGGCCACGCGCACCTCCCTGGCGAGGTTGCCGAACACGAGCTGGCGCCCCGACTGACGGGTCAAGCGCCGGACCAGCAGTTCCATCTGGTCCATCTGCTGGACCTGCGTCAGGTCTCGGATCTCTTCCCGGACCAGTTGCTGGAGACGCAGCGACCGCCATCTCCGGCTGAACCGGTTGTCGCGCCTGAGGAACGGTTCCGGGTAACCTCCGTGGTGCCACAGGGCCTCGAAGTCCGCTGACTCAATCATGCGCGGCTGGCGGATGACCCGCTCCGCGTCGGGGAGTTGTCGGCTGACGGTTTCCGCCACGGAGAACGGATGCATCCGGTAAGAGAAGTATCGCCCCATGAGACTGTCACCGCCGCGGCGGTAGACATCGAGACGGCTACTGCCGGTGACGATGATGCGGAGCCGGTCACCGTAGGTATCGTAGAGACCCTTCAGGAAAGGCTTCCAGCTTGGGAACTTGTGAAGCTCATCGAAAAGCGCCACTGGAGGGGTTTCGGAGAGGCGGTTCGCTCCCACCGCCTCCGCCAGGTTGCCAGGCCCGGCCAGTAGCAATTCCCGATCGTCGACGTTGTCCCAATTGCGGTAGCTGTCGGCGTGACGCCGGCAGGTCGTGGTCTTGCCTACTTGCCTCGGACCGCTGACGAAAGCCATTTGGCGGTTGGCGGCCAAGTGCTCCGACAGCAAGCCGTCGTAAACACGCGATTCCGTCTCCATGTCCGACTATTATCCATAGCGTCGTATTTTAGTCAAGACAATTCGACGATGTGCCGTACTTTGGTCGACCAATCGCCGCATCCGAGTCCATATTTTCTCTTCAGAGATTTCGGATCGGTACCGGCTCGATGTCGTCGGCGGGGGTGAAGCCGAAGACACGGCCGTAGAAGTAGAGCTCCGCCTCCAGGGCGCGCACGATGGTTTCCGCCTGGCGGAAACCGTGGCCCTCGCCTTCGAAGGGCAAATAGGCCACCGGCAGACCCTTGGCGTCCAGGGCGTCCACCATGGCTTCGGCCTGATTGGGCGGTACCACCTTGTCGTCGAGCCCTTGAAAGAAAATGATCGGGCAATCGAATTCGTCCAGGTGATGGACGGGAGAACGTTCCCTGTAGGCGGAT comes from the Deltaproteobacteria bacterium genome and includes:
- a CDS encoding ATP-binding protein; translated protein: METESRVYDGLLSEHLAANRQMAFVSGPRQVGKTTTCRRHADSYRNWDNVDDRELLLAGPGNLAEAVGANRLSETPPVALFDELHKFPSWKPFLKGLYDTYGDRLRIIVTGSSRLDVYRRGGDSLMGRYFSYRMHPFSVAETVSRQLPDAERVIRQPRMIESADFEALWHHGGYPEPFLRRDNRFSRRWRSLRLQQLVREEIRDLTQVQQMDQMELLVRRLTRQSGRQLVFGNLAREVRVAADTVRRWVAALCDFHLGFLVRPWFRNVSRSLRKEPKWYLRDWADIEDVGQKAETFVACHLLKAVEGWNDMGLGRFELGYLRDKEKREVDFLVAREGSPWILVEVKYRDESLSRSLKYYQDQLKAPFAFQVVLDADFVDAD